CGCCGCGGGCAGCGCGCCCCCGACTTCCAGTGCGTCCTGCTCGACCTCGGCACGCCCGACGAGCCCGCGGGCCGACCCGCCGGCCCCGCCGCCGACGCCTCCGAACTCACCGACCTCGCCGACCTCGCCGACCTCGCTGACGAGCCGTCCGACGGGCTGGACGGGCTGCGCGAACTGCTGCTGCGCGCCCCGCACACCGCCGTGGTGGTGCTCACCGACGCCGCCGGGGCCGAGCTCGGCGCCGCCGCGGTCGCCGCCGGCGCCCAGGACTTCCTGCTCCGGCAGGACACCGGCGGCCCGCTGCTGGCCCGCTCCCTGCACTACGCGGTGGAGCGCAAGCGCGCCGACGAGTCGCAGCGCCGCCTGGTCGAGGCCGAGATCCGCGGCCAGGAGAACGCCCGGCTCCAGCGCCACCTGCTGCCCACCCCGCTGCTGGACGGCGCCGGGCTGTCCTTCACCCGCCGCTACCGCCCCGGCCGCCGCCGCGCCCTGCTCGGCGGCGACTTCTACGACGCCGTCCGCACCAAGGACGGCCGGGTGCACGTGGTGATCGGCGACGTCTGCGGCCACGGCCCGGACGAGGCCGCGCTCGGCGTCGCGCTGCGGATAGCGTGGCGGACGCTGGTGTTCGCCGGGCTGACCGGCCAGCACCTGCTCACCACCCTCCAGCACGTGCTGGAGCACGAGCGGCGCAGCGACGAGATCTTCGCGACCCTGTGCATGGTGGTGCTGGACGCCCCGGCCGGGGACGGCGGCCCCGAGTCCGCCGAGCTGTACCTGGCCGGGCACCCCGCGCCGCTGCTGCTCGGCGCCGACGGCCCGCCCGTCCTGCTCCCGCTCGACCAGGCCGGCCCGGCGCTCGGCCTGCTCCCGTGCGACGCGACGCACTCGGTCTGGCCCGCGCTGCGGATCGAACTCTCCCCCGGCTGGCGGCTGCTGATGTACACCGACGGCCTGGTCGAGGGCAAGGTCGGGGCGGGCTCGCCCCGGCTGGGCCAGGAGGGCCTGATCGAGCTGATCGCCGACCACCAGGCGGCCGGGCTGACCCGCGGCCGGCTGGTCGACTCGGCGATCGCCGAGGTCGAGGAGCTGAACGGCGGGGCGCTCACCGACGACGTCGCGGTGCTGCTGCTGGAGCGCAACCCGGCCCCGGTGATCATGGGCTGAGCGGCCCGGCGGTCCGCCGCCGCCCGCGCACGCGGAAGGGCGGCCCCCGAGCCGGGGGCCGCCCTTCCTGCCGTTCTCCTGCCGCCGCGTCACCAGGGGCCGTACGGGCCCTGGTTGCTGCGCCCGCCGCCGCGGCCGTCGGTGAGCAGCTTGATCGCGGGCCGGACGTCCACCACGTAGACGATCGAGGCGACCAGGCCGACCAGCGTCATCAGGCCGGTGATCGGGTTGGCGCCGAACAGCAGGTCCCAGACCAGGGAGAGGCTCAGGATGATCACCCAGAAGCCCTTGGTCTTCTTGTCCGCCGCCCGGTACGCGTCCTCCCGGCGGAACAGGGCGTCGCCGAGCGCGAACACCTTGAAGCAGATGATCGCCGTGGCGATCCACCAGAAGGGGTTCAGCAGGTCGACGTACAGGATCACCTTGAGCTCCTCACTCTTTCCTCCATCCTGGCACGGTCACTGCCCCAGTCAACGGCCCCCGGCGGCGCGGCGTTCCGGCCGGGCGCGGACCGCCGTGCCGGGTCACTCCGCCTTCGGCGCGCCGCTCTTCCGGGCCCGGGGGGCCTTCTTGGCGGTCGGCTCCGCCGCGGTGGGCTCCTCGTCCACCACGACCTCGGTGATCACGACCTCCTCGACCACCACGTCCGCCTCCGCCTCGCCCTCGGCGGCCTCCGGGTCGGCGTTGGCGGCGTCGACCACGGTGCGGCCGCGGACGGCCAGTTCGTCGTAGACCTCCTTGGCCTTCACCGCGAACTCCAGCGCCCGGCCGACCTGCTGCATCGCGAACTCCTGCGCCTTGGCCTGGAGTTCCTTCACGTCGGTGGGCAGCGCGTTGACCGCCTCGGTGACCTTGGCCTGCGCACCGGCCAGCGCGGCGCCCGCGTCCTGCAGGGCGGCGGCGGCCCTCTCCTGGGTGCCCTTGCGGTCGGCGGCGAGCGCCTCCAGCTGGGCGGGCACCTCGCGGAGCTTCTCGTACGCGAGGTCGCCGGCGCCGGCCAGGGCGTACAGCGGGGTCGGGTCGGTGAGGGTCTTCTTGAACTCGTCGCTGATCGGCATGTCGGGTCCTCCCGGTCGGGAGCCGTCGCGCGGTCGGGTCGCGCGGGGCTCGGTCACGCAGCTCTGGTCGTTCGGGTCTGGTTCGTTCGTCGTTCCGGCAGGTCAGGCGGGGCCGGGCGGGCGGGCCGCCTGGTTCTCCTTCAGGAAGGCCTCGTAGACCGACAGCAGGGCCTGCTTCTGCCGCTCGTTGATCAGCGGGTCGGCCAGGATCGCGGCCCGCAGCCCCGGCCCCTCGCCGTCCTCCCGCTCCTCCAGGATCCCGGCCTGCACGTAGAGCGTCTCCGCCGAGATCCGCAACGCCTTGGCGATCTGCTGGAGGATCTCCGCGCTGGGCTTGCGCAACCCGCGCTCGATCTGGCTCAGGTACGGATTGGACACCCCGGCGACCTCGGCCAGCTGCCGCAGCGAGTACTGCGCGCTCCGCCGCTGCTCCCGGATGTACTCGCCGAGCGAGCCCACGTTCAGTGACGCCATACGGGCAGTCTGCACCGCCCTGCTTGCAATTGCAAGCAGCCTGCTAGCGCCCGGCCCCCGCACCCGCCCGGCCGGGCCCGACGGACCCGTCCGGTCTCCGCGGAGGTGCGCCGGTCCCGGTCGCCGTCGGCCCAACTCGCGCCGCCCGAAGACGGAACACGGCCCCGACAGGTGTCGGGGCCGGTCATTAGGCTTCCGCCCATGACCAGTGATCCCGGTTTCACCTGCTCGTGCTGCGGTGAACGCCACGCAGAGCCGCCGATGAACTACTCGGCCACGGCCCCGCACGTCTGGGACCCGAGCTTCGACGAGGCGCCCGACTGCCTGCTCTCGTCGGATCAGTGCGTCATCAAAGCACAGCACTACTTCGTCAAGGGCCTGATCGAGATACCGGTCATCGGCAGCGGCGACGTGTTCTCCTGGGGCGTCTGGGTCTCCCTGAGCCGCGAGAACTTCTCCCGCGCCGCAGACCTCTGGGACACCCCGGGGCGCGAATCCGAGCACCCGTACTTCGGCTGGCTGACCACCGAGCTTCCGGTCTACGCGCCCAGCACCGTCAACCTGAAGACCAACCTCCACACCAGGCCCATCGGTCAGCGTCCCCTCATCGAGCTCGAACCCACCGACCACCCGCTCGCCGTCGAACAGCGGACCGGCATCACCCGGGATCGCGTGCGCGAGATCGCCGAGGCCGTTCTCCACGCCGCCGACGGCGACTCCTGACCACGACCGGCCGGGGAGGGGACGGGCGACGGAGTGGTCCCGGAGATCGCCGCCGCCCACCTAAATCGGTGCGCCGGAGGCGTCCTGGTGGACGGTGTTGCCGTTCGCGTGGTGCACCCGGTGGGCGGGCGGGTGGTCCGGCGCGGATCACCGGTCCGGGGTGCCGGTGGCGGTGAGGTGGGGGCCGAAGGTGAGGCGGGTGGGGGTGGAGGCGGGGGCGGTGGTGCGGTGGAAGGCGTCGAGGGTGAGGACGAGGGTGCCGGGGTGCTGGAAGCCCTGGACGCGGATGATCCAGGGGGCGTCGGGGTCGTTGACGGGGGGCTGGGCGAAGTTGAACTCGACGTAGGCGGGGTGGCTGTACTCGGCCGGGACGGCGGGCGAGGGGAGCCGGTAGCGGACGAGGCGGAGCCGGGAGGGCAGAGCGTGGACGGCGGGGCGGGCCCGGGGGCCGACCGCGCGGAGTTCGGCCGGGACGGGGACGCGGTCGGAGATGTTTTCGACGAAGTCCGGGCCGCCGAGCCGGCACCAGTCGGCGAGCAGGGCCTCGAAGGCGACGTCCCGGTCGGCGCGGCGGCGAATCGCGCCCGCGTCCAGGATCCGCTGCCCGGCGCCGGCCAGGGCGGTGGTGACGGCCCGCAGCGGGGCGTCGGTCTCGGCGGCCGCGCCGGGGAACCGGACCCGGCGGGCGGCGATCATCGCGCAGTAGACAGCCAGCCGCGCGTTGTCGGGCGCCCCGGCGGAGCGGAGCGAGGGGAGGAACCACTGCCGCACGCCGCGGCGTTCGCGCGGCTTCGGGTGGGCGGCGGCGAACCGGCGGCCGGTCGGCGAGCTCTCCCAGCCCTCGTCGTCGAGCTCCAGCACCATGGAGCGGCAGCGCAGTTCCCCGGCCTCGCCGACCCGCAGCGTCACGCCGTCGGGGCCGGTGCGCAGGGACAGCCCGGTGGTGTCCCGGCCGCTGTCGAGGCGCAGCTCGTCCGGGTCCTCGATGCGGACGACGAGTTCCGCCCTGCCCGTCCCGTCGCCGTACCGGCACGGCAGGTCGAACTCCAGCCACCCCTCCAGCCGTTCGGCGCCGCACCGTTCGATCATGATCCCCCGGAACACGGCGGCCGACAGGTCGTACTCCTCGGCCAGACCCTCCGGCAACTCGCTTACTTCCGAGGAGAGTTCGGCCCGCAGGTACCAGTAGTGGCGGTGCCAGCGGCCCGGCTCGACCCCGGCTCCGGGCTCGGGCTCGGGCGGGCGCAGGAAGCGTTCGACCGGGACGCCCGCGGCGGCCGTCCGTTCGACCACCCAACTGCGCCGCCGGTTGCCGAAGTCGGCCATCCAGCGCAGCGCCCAGCGAGCCTGGAGCGCGCGGGCCCAGCGGAAGCGCATGGTGGCCGCCGCGAACAGGGCGGCGCTGTTGTTGTCCCACACGTCCGCCAGCCGGTAGATCTCGTTCCGGTCGAACTCCCGCGCGTCGGCGGAGAGTTCGGCGATCCTCGCGACCGAGTGGTCGAGCAGCGCCGCGTAGGCGCGCAGGGTGCGCGGGTGGCGGGGGCGGAAGGGCATGGGGGTGATTGTGCCCGGCGGGGCGGGTGGTAGCCATACGGAGAAGTACGGTGGGGGCGGCGGATGCACGCCACCGGGGCGGGAGTCGGCCGGCCGGGCGGACCGAGGGGGCTGGGCGGGATGGCGGAGCGGCGGGTCGGGGCGGTGCTGTGCGACCTGGACGGGGTGCTGCGGATCTGGGCGGACCTGACGGAGGTCGACCTGGCGCGGGGGCTGCCGCCGGGGACGGTCGGCGCGGCGGCGTTCCGGCCGGAGCGGCTGCTGCCCGCGGTGACCGGGCTGGTCAGTGACGAGCAGTGGCGGGCGGCGGTCGCGGCGGACCTGGTCGCGGCGTGCGGGTCGGCGGCGGCCGCGCGGGCGGCGGTGGCGGCCTGGGGCCGACAGCCGTCCCGGGTGGACGCGGACGTGCTGGCGCTGGTCGCCGGGGTGCGGCGGGGCGGCGTCCCGGTGGTGCTGGTGTCCAACGGGACGACCCGGCTGGAGGCCGACCTCGCCGCGTGCGGGCTGGACACCGCCGTGGACGCCGTGCTGAACACCGCCCGGTTCGGACACGCCAAGCCCGACCCCCGGGTGTACCTGGCGGCCGCCGGGCTGGCCGGCGTCCCGGTGGAGCGCTGCCTGTTCGTCGACGACTCGGCCGGGAACGTCGCCGCCGCGACGGCCCTCGGCATGCACGGCCACCGGCACGCCGGGGCGGACGGGCTGCGGGCGGTGCTCGACGGCCACGGCCTGCTGGGCTGACCGCCCGGTGGAATTGCCCGCCGCGCCCGGCCGGGTCGTGCCACCATCCGGGCCATGACGATCTTCCACGGGTACGACGGGACCGCCCTGCACTACGAGCGGCTGGGCGACGGCGCACCGCTGGTGGCGATCCCCGGCGGCCCGGGCATGGACGCCCGCTACCTGGGTGACCTCGGCGGGCTGGACGCCGGCCGGCAGCTGGTCCGGTTCGACCCGCGGGGCTGCGGCCGTTCGGCGGCCCCCGCGGACCGGGCGAGCTGCGCGTTCCACGCCCAGGCCGCGGACGTGGAGGCCCTGCGGGAGCACCTCGGGGTGGAGCGCGTCGACCTGCTCGGCCACTCGGCGGGGGCGCTCACCGCACAGCGCTACGCCGCCGCATTCCCGCACCGGGTACGGTCGTTGGTGCTGGTCACCCCGGTCGGGCGGGCGGCCCGGGAGCCGGACGCGGCGGAGCTGGCCGCGATCAGGGCGGCCCGGTCGGCGGAGCCCTGGTACCCGGACGCGGCCGAGGCGGACGCCCTGCTGGCCGACGGCGCGGGCGCCACGGCGGAGCTGGTCCGGCGGATCACCCCGTTCTTCTGGGGCAGTTGGAACGACAGGGCCCGCGCGGCGGCGTTCGACCCGGCGCCGGCCCCGGCCGCGACCTGGATGCGGGAGGCCTTCTACGCGGGCACGGGCACGGCCACGGACCAGGCCCGGCCGGTGCCGGTGCCGATGCCGGTGCTGGTGGTGGCGGGCGAGCGGGACGGGATGATCGGCACCGCCCCGGCGCGGCTGGCCGCCGCCCTCCACCCGGACGCCCGGCTCGCCGTCCTGCCGGGGGTGGGGCACCGGCCGTGGGTGGAGGCGCCGGCCGCATTCGCCGCGCTGGTCGGCGAGTTCATCGACGCCGTGTGAGGGGCCCGCGCCGCGTGCGCTACCCGGTCAGGTGCCGGTAGAGCGGGGCGAGGAGGGCCGCCAGGTCGGGGGCGAGGTCGGGCAGGTCGGGGGCGGGCGGGTCGGGCGGCGGCGGGCGGAGGGTGAACTCGCCCTGCCAGAAGGTGTCGAGGCACTGGTCGATCGGCTGGTCCACGGCGGTCAGATCCCGGTGGCTTCGGCGGAGAGGGTGAGCAGTTCGCGGAGCCGTTCGGTCGGGAGTTCGGTGAGCCAGCTCTCGCCCGCGCCGACCACCGATCCGGCCAGTTCGCGCTTGGTGTCGATGAGTTCGGCGATGCGCTCCTCGACCGTGCCGGTGCACACCAGCTTGCGGACCTGGACGTCGCGGTGCTGGCCGATCCGGTGGGCGCGGTCGGTGGCCTGGTCCTCGGCGGCCGGGTTCCACCAGCGGTCGAGGTGGACGACCTGGTTGGCGGCGGTGAGGTTGAGGCCGGTGCCGCCGGCCTTCAGCGAGAGCAGGAACACCCCTGGCCCGTCCGGGGACTGGAAGCGGTCGACGAGTTCCTGGCGGCGCGCCGCGCCGAGGCCGCCGTGCAGGTGGAGGACGGGGGTGCCGAGGCGGCGGCGCAGGTGGGGCTGGAGCATCGCGCCGAACTCGGCGTACTGGGTGAAGACGAGGGCGCGGTCACCCTCCGCGAGGGCCTCCCGGAGCAGCGCGACCAGGCGTTCGACCTTGCCGGACCGGCCGCCCAACGACGAGGTGTCGCGCAGGAGTTGGGCGGGGTGGTTGCAGACCTGCTTGAGCCGGCCGAGGGCGGCCAGCACCGCGCCCTTGCGTTCGACGCCGCGGATGCCGCCGAGGCGGCCGAGCAGGTCGGCGACGACCGCCTGGTAGAGGCCGGCCTGTTCGGGGGTGAGGTTGCAGCGGACGGTGAACTCCTGTTTGGCGGGCAGCTGTTGGCCGATCTCCGGGTCGCTCTTGAGGCGGCGCAGCAGGAACGGCGCGGTGAGCCGCTGGAGTTGCGCGGCGACGTCCCGGTTGCCGGACTGCTCGATCGGGACGGCGTAGTGCTCGCGGAAGGACTCGGGGGTGCCGAACAGGCCGGGGTTGGCGAAGTCGAGGACGGTGTGGAGTTCGGCGAGGCGGTTCTCGACGGGGGTGCCGGTGAGGGCGATCCGGGGGCCGGAGCGCAGGGAGCGCAGGGCGCGGGACTGTCGGGCGGCGCGGTTCTTGGCGTGCTGGGCCTCGTCGGCGACGACCCGCCGCCAGTGCACGGCGCGCAGTTCGGCGGCGTCGCGCTGGAGGATGCCGTAGGTGGTGATCACCAGGTCGGCGGCGGGGTCGGGGGCGGTGCGGTCGGGGCCGTGGTGGAGCTGGACGCGCAGCCGGGGGGCGAAGCGGGCGGCCTCGCGGCGCCAGTTGCCGACGAGCGAGGTGGGGCAGACCAGCAGGACGGGGCCGCGGGCGCCGCGGGCGTGTTCGAGGGCGAGCAGGGCGAGGGTCTGGACGGTCTTGCCGAGGCCCATGTCGTCGGCGAGGACGGCGCCGAGGCCGAGCCGGCCGAGGGCGTCCAGCCAGGCCAGGCCGCGTTCCTGGTAGGGGCGGAGGGTGCCGGTGAAGCCGGGCGGGGGCGGGGTGCGGCGGGCGCCGGGGAGCCGGCCGAGGCGGCCGGACAGCAGGTCGCCGAGCGGGCCCCCGGCCTGCACGGCGGTGACCGGGAGGCCGTCGACGACGGCGCCGTCGGTGACGGCCAGGCGGAGCAGGGCGGCGGCGTCCAGCTGCGGGTCGTCGCGGCGGTCGGCGAGGAAGCGCAGGGCGGCGGCGAGCTGTCCGGCGTCCACCTCGATCCACTGGCCGCGGAACCGGACCAGGCCTGCCTGGGCGGCCGCGAGTTCGTCCAACTCCTGCTGGGTGAGCGGCTGTTCGCCGACGGCGAGCTGCCAGCGGAAGTCCAGGACGGCGTCCCGGTCGGCCTGGGCGGCGCGCCGGACGGAGCCGGGGGCGGCGGCGGTGCCGCCGGTGGCGGCGAGGCCGAGCCGGGCGGCGCTGCCACCAGGCGGGCAGCAGGACGCGGTGGCCGGCGGCGGTGAGCGCGGGGGCGCTGTCGCGCAGGAAGGCGAGCGCGCCGGCCCGGTCGAGGTCGAGGCCGGTGGGGCGGGTGCGGTGCAGGGCGGCCCGCAGGCCGGGCAGCAGGCGGGCGGCGCGGTCCAGTTCGGCGAGGTACGCCTCGACCGGGTCGTCGACCGTCCGGGCCAGGGCGGCGGCGCCGGGGCCGCCGGACCAGAGTTCGGCGGCGGGCAGCAGCAGCGAGGGCCGGTCGACGGGGCCGAGCAGCACGTCCAGCCGCCAGTTCTCGTCCGGGACGGTGGCGTCCGGGTCGTCGGCGGCGGTGCCGAGCGGTTCGGCGAGGCGGAAGGCGAGCCGGAGCCGGCCGAGGGGCGCGGTGCCGGCGGCGTCGGCGGCGAGGCGGGCGACCTGGGCGGGGTCGGGCGGGCGGGCAGCCGGCCGTCGGGGCCGTGCAGGGCGGCGAGCCAGGCCGGGCCGCCGGGGCGGGCGGGGGGCCGTCGGCCAGGGCGACCCGGGTCTCGTGGTCGGTGAGGGCGTCCAGCACGGTGTCGAGCAGAGCACTGCCGGTGGGTTCGTGGCCGTCCTCGGCGCGGGCGACCGGCGGGCAGCCGGCCGCCAGCGCGAGCGCCCCNGGCGGGTGTCCGGCGCGTGCGCGGGCCGCCAGCGGGCGGCCCACCCGGCGGGCTCCGCGACCAGCGCGGGCAGCACCCGGCCGCGCCCGGCCAGCCGCCAGGCCAGGTCGTGCACGCCGGTCAGCCAGCGCAGCGACGCCCCGTACGCGAGTTCCGCCGTCCGGCCGCCGGGCAGTTCGACGGTGGTGCCGGGCCAGTGCGGGTCGAACAGTTCGCCGAGCAGTTGCGCGGCCTCGGCCCGGTCGAACAGCAGCGCCGGGATCCGCCACGGCCGCAGCTCCGGGCCGCGGGCGGTGGAGCCGACCGGGAGGTCGGGCGAGGGGGTGGGCCGCGAGCCGAGCGTCGGCAGCCGCAGCGTCAGCCACCGCTCGTCCCCGCGCTCGGCCAGCCAGGCCGGGCCGGGCCCGACGGCGGCCAGCAGCGCCGCGACCTCGCCCGCCGGGCAGGCGTACGGGTGCCGCGCGCCCTCCACCCGCCGCCCGCCGAACGCCCCGGCGTCCTCCGCCCACACCCCGAGCCGGCCGTCGACCCGCCACTGGGCGTGCAGGACGTACATCGGGCCTCCGGGGATCGGGCGCAAGGACCTTCCAGGGTAGATGCGCGACCAGGGGCCCGGCGGCACGCATTCAGGGGCCCGGGGAACTGTCGGCAGACGAGCATGCACCACCAGGGGCCCGGGGAACGGCGGGTCCGTGCTGCTGGTGGCCGGAGCCCATCGGAGGTCGGGGCTGCTGCGTGCAGTGACAAGAACCCGAAGCAGCTGCGCGCCACGGCAGTGCACCGCCAGCAGCCCGGGCCTCGCCGTTCCCCGAGCCCCTGACGGGGCGCTCAGCTGACGTGGAAGACCGGCCCGCGCGCCGTGAACGGCAGCGTCGCGCCGCGCGGAATGTCGGGGCTGGCGGACTGGCGGCGGAAGGGGCGGGCGTAGGAGCGCAGCGGTTCGGGGTGCGGGACGTGCCCGGCGGCCCAGCCGAGCCAGTCGTCGGAGCTGGCCCGCAGGTGGCCGTGGACCAGGCGGTTGACCAGCGCGGAGGGCATCGGAAGTGGCGGCGGTTCAGCTCGTCCAGGAACAGGCAGTAGGGCTGGTCGCGGGCGATGGTCCCGGGCGGGCAGAACCGGGAGCGGCCCTCGGGGGTGATCTGCGGGGCGCCGATCAGGTCCTCGGGGGCGAGCTGGGTGCCGAGCAGCGAGACGCACTCCAGGCCGAGCGACTCGGCGAGGGGATTTCTGGGGTCCGGCGGCCGGTGTGGAGGGCGCGGCGGGCGGGCGCACCCGGTTTTCCGCGGCGCGGCCGCCGGAGAGGTTTCGGACAACTTTCAACTTCATGGTTGAAAGTTGAACCAGATCGGCGTACGGTGAACCGCGTGAACAAGTTGAAGCCTCAACAAATGGCTTCGGCCCCCGTCCCGAGGAGAGAAGTCATGGGCATCTTCAACCGCAGCAAGAACACCGCCGCCACCGCCACCGCCGCCACCACTGCCGCTCCGGCCGCCGCCACCGAGGCCCAGGGCCCGGACCTGGCCCACCTGACCGGCGACTACACCATCGACGCCGCCCACTCCAAGATCGGCTTCGCGGTCCGG
The window above is part of the Kitasatospora sp. NA04385 genome. Proteins encoded here:
- a CDS encoding HAD family hydrolase, yielding MAERRVGAVLCDLDGVLRIWADLTEVDLARGLPPGTVGAAAFRPERLLPAVTGLVSDEQWRAAVAADLVAACGSAAAARAAVAAWGRQPSRVDADVLALVAGVRRGGVPVVLVSNGTTRLEADLAACGLDTAVDAVLNTARFGHAKPDPRVYLAAAGLAGVPVERCLFVDDSAGNVAAATALGMHGHRHAGADGLRAVLDGHGLLG
- a CDS encoding DEAD/DEAH box helicase, producing MQAGGPLGDLLSGRLGRLPGARRTPPPPGFTGTLRPYQERGLAWLDALGRLGLGAVLADDMGLGKTVQTLALLALEHARGARGPVLLVCPTSLVGNWRREAARFAPRLRVQLHHGPDRTAPDPAADLVITTYGILQRDAAELRAVHWRRVVADEAQHAKNRAARQSRALRSLRSGPRIALTGTPVENRLAELHTVLDFANPGLFGTPESFREHYAVPIEQSGNRDVAAQLQRLTAPFLLRRLKSDPEIGQQLPAKQEFTVRCNLTPEQAGLYQAVVADLLGRLGGIRGVERKGAVLAALGRLKQVCNHPAQLLRDTSSLGGRSGKVERLVALLREALAEGDRALVFTQYAEFGAMLQPHLRRRLGTPVLHLHGGLGAARRQELVDRFQSPDGPGVFLLSLKAGGTGLNLTAANQVVHLDRWWNPAAEDQATDRAHRIGQHRDVQVRKLVCTGTVEERIAELIDTKRELAGSVVGAGESWLTELPTERLRELLTLSAEATGI
- a CDS encoding alpha/beta fold hydrolase, which translates into the protein MTIFHGYDGTALHYERLGDGAPLVAIPGGPGMDARYLGDLGGLDAGRQLVRFDPRGCGRSAAPADRASCAFHAQAADVEALREHLGVERVDLLGHSAGALTAQRYAAAFPHRVRSLVLVTPVGRAAREPDAAELAAIRAARSAEPWYPDAAEADALLADGAGATAELVRRITPFFWGSWNDRARAAAFDPAPAPAATWMREAFYAGTGTATDQARPVPVPMPVLVVAGERDGMIGTAPARLAAALHPDARLAVLPGVGHRPWVEAPAAFAALVGEFIDAV
- a CDS encoding DUF2199 domain-containing protein, which produces MTSDPGFTCSCCGERHAEPPMNYSATAPHVWDPSFDEAPDCLLSSDQCVIKAQHYFVKGLIEIPVIGSGDVFSWGVWVSLSRENFSRAADLWDTPGRESEHPYFGWLTTELPVYAPSTVNLKTNLHTRPIGQRPLIELEPTDHPLAVEQRTGITRDRVREIAEAVLHAADGDS
- a CDS encoding helix-turn-helix domain-containing protein gives rise to the protein MASLNVGSLGEYIREQRRSAQYSLRQLAEVAGVSNPYLSQIERGLRKPSAEILQQIAKALRISAETLYVQAGILEEREDGEGPGLRAAILADPLINERQKQALLSVYEAFLKENQAARPPGPA
- a CDS encoding PP2C family protein-serine/threonine phosphatase; this encodes MPATGDGRAPDATTSAGTAERSRGRRAHSAQRAGQTAGPITGVTTGPTTGPAPIPHPRSTPGTPGTPGTTEPARPTAGFRVLVVEADGSGHALFDSLAAELGRHVELHRVGGIREALAALPPPPGSGRRGQRAPDFQCVLLDLGTPDEPAGRPAGPAADASELTDLADLADLADEPSDGLDGLRELLLRAPHTAVVVLTDAAGAELGAAAVAAGAQDFLLRQDTGGPLLARSLHYAVERKRADESQRRLVEAEIRGQENARLQRHLLPTPLLDGAGLSFTRRYRPGRRRALLGGDFYDAVRTKDGRVHVVIGDVCGHGPDEAALGVALRIAWRTLVFAGLTGQHLLTTLQHVLEHERRSDEIFATLCMVVLDAPAGDGGPESAELYLAGHPAPLLLGADGPPVLLPLDQAGPALGLLPCDATHSVWPALRIELSPGWRLLMYTDGLVEGKVGAGSPRLGQEGLIELIADHQAAGLTRGRLVDSAIAEVEELNGGALTDDVAVLLLERNPAPVIMG
- a CDS encoding DUF2516 family protein — translated: MILYVDLLNPFWWIATAIICFKVFALGDALFRREDAYRAADKKTKGFWVIILSLSLVWDLLFGANPITGLMTLVGLVASIVYVVDVRPAIKLLTDGRGGGRSNQGPYGPW